From a single Nicotiana tomentosiformis chromosome 2, ASM39032v3, whole genome shotgun sequence genomic region:
- the LOC138905480 gene encoding uncharacterized protein, translated as MGSLSYIPVGERPLALEVQALDNQFVRLDVSEPRCVLACTVARPYLFEHIRDRQDDDPHLLVLRDTVRHSGAKQVTVGDDGVLRMQGCICMPSMDGLRELILGEAHSSRYSIHPGTAKMYQDLR; from the coding sequence atgggcagcctttcttatattccagttggtgagagaccactagcattggaggttcaggccctggacaaccagttcgtgaggttagatgtttctgagccccgctgtgttctagcttgtacagttgctcggccTTATTTGTTTGAGCATattagagatcggcaggatgacgatcctcatttacttgtccttagagacacagtgcggcacagtggtgccaagcaggttactgttggagatgatggagttttgaggatgcagggttgtaTTTGTATGCCTagtatggatgggcttcgtgagttgatccttggggaggctcacagttctcggtattctattcacccgggcactgccaagatgtaccaggacctacggtag